The window CAGGACGAGCGTTTTGACTGCTTCATAAGCACCTCCAATGCCGTCAGCCAGCACACAATCCCCGTTATAACCTGTCGGTTTGCGATCGATGAACACTACAGGATAATTAGAACGCACGATATCATTTAAATAACTGACATCTTCAGCAATTGATGCTATAAATAAGCCATCAATTAACTTGGAATTAAACAATTTAATCTGTTCTTTCTCATCTTCAATTTGTTCCGTTGTATTGTTGCTCAGCAGCAAATGATAACCATGTTGCTTCAATGTATACTGAATACCTTGTGCTACCATCATAAAGAAGAAATTAGAGGTATCCGATGGGAGAACTGGCACGATGAGGCCAATTGTATTAGACTTCTGACTGCGCAAGCTCCTTGCTGCCGAATTAGGGCGGTAATCAAGTTCTTCCATTGCTTCGTAAACTTTGCGCTTAACTTCATCCGACACATAACGGGTGTTATTAATAACATGTGACACTGATGCTATCGAAACGCCCGCGTGCTCTGCTACCTGCTTAATACCCGATCGCATAACATTCGACCCTCTTCTCTTCGAGAAAACGTTTACGTAACCGTTTTCTTTTATTATATGGTTGAATTATTTGCGTTGTCAATGACTTTTTATGTTTGAAAAAACCCAAAATCCCCTTTGAGGGAATTTTGGGTTTTCCATTTTATCTTTAGTACACTTTTTTCCACTCCGCAATGTTGGAAGCTTCGAATTTGAACGGATCTCCAAGCATGATTTGGGTACCGTCGCCATCTTTCACAATTTGTTTCTCGCCGAGTCTGCCAGCTTTGAATTTCTCGCCTTCTTTACCCGTTAACGTACCTTTCACCAACGCGTCAGCGGTAAAACCGGCCAAATATCCAACATCAATCGGATTCCACAGGTACATCCATTTACTAACGCCACCTTCGATGTACTGAGCCATCTCACTCGGAAGACCAAGACCTGTCAGCTGTACTTTATCTTTCAGACCTTTATCTGTAAGCACTTTACCCGCTGCAGCGATTCCAACCGTTGTAGGTGAAATAATCCCTTTCAAGTTCGGGAATGATTTCAGCAAAGCTTCTGTCTCGGATACGCTTTTATCGCGAAGATCGTCACCATAGGCCACTTTAACAAGCTTAATCTCTTTGTATTTCGGATCCTCGAGTTCCTTCTTCATCCACTCAATCCATAAATTTTGGTTGGTAGCTTGGGAAGTAGCACTCAGAATCGCGATCTCACCTTTACCGCCAATCATTTCGGAAATGGCTTGCACTTCTACGCGGCCAATACGCTCAGGGTCAGCTTGGTTGATGTGCACCAATCGGCTTTTCGAGTTAACAGCGGAATCAAGGGAAAGAACTTTAATCCCAGCGGTCATCGCTTTTTTCAAAGCAGGCTGAAGCGCGTCCGGATCATTAGCGACGATGGCAATAGAAGCCACTTTCTGCGAGATAAGTTCTTCAATCATTTTGATTTGCGCTTCAGCCGTTGGTTGATCAGGCGCTTTCAGAATCGGCTCGCCGCCAAGCTCGGTAATCGCATTTTTGAAGCCTTCCATTTGCTTTTCGCCATACGGATTTCCTGTATTTTTGAAAATAATGGCATATTTCTTCTTGCCGCCTGCTGAGCTGTCTGCTTGTTTGGCAGCATCTGTCTGTTTAGGATCCGAAGTCGTCGATGCGCAAGCCGCCAAAAGTGTTAACGAGAGCACCGCGGTTAGGCATGTTGCAAGTACTTTTTTCATAAGATTTGAATCCTCCCTTTTTTCTCATATACATTTAAGCATCAGCGTCAAATAGAAATGCACGCCCCAACATACTATACCCGGGTATTCTATAGTTGTGGGTAGATGATGCCGCTACAAGCATCGAAGGTTATGATATCTACAATACTTATAGCGGCATCACCTTATGTGTGTCTTCCGTCTTCGACTACCTCAACTGGTGTATAACCATCACGAAGCCTTACGAAGGTTCTTCTTGTTCCATTTCAATTTCGGTATAATAACCGCGAAAATAAGCAGCAGTCCTATAATAATGAGCAAGACTTGGGCTGGCACATTGACGAGACCTAATCCGTAGCTAAGCATACCAACTAGGAAAACTGCGATAATGGCGCCAATCATTCTGCCCTTGCCTCCTGCGGTAGAAATACCACCAAGGACAACCATGGCAATCACATCCAACTCGTAACCTGTTGCTACATTGGGCCGTGTGCTCCCCATCCGTGAGGTTAAGAAGATCGCGGTTACTGCAGCCATCAGTCCTGTTAGAGCAAAAACAATGACCTTGATTTTATCTACTTGAATCCCTGAAAAGCGCGAAGCGGTCATATTATTACCCATCGCGTATACTCTTCGACCGAATGTTGTCTTATGTAAGAGTAAGGCGAAGACGACGGCGAAGACAATGAAAACTATCAAAATAAAAGGAATGCCCATGACATATTCCCATCCAAAGAAACTGAACCAGTCGGGGAATTGCCCTTTCGCTTGATCTTCCAAGAGCATATAAGCAATTCCGCGATAAATAATCATGGTCGCTAGTGTAATAATGACCGACGACAGCTCTTTAAACTTGACAATAAGAAATCCGTTAACGAGCCCACATATTGTTCCAACTACCAAACAGATGAGCATGGAAAGTCCCATTGGTACACCTTGACTGTACAGATCCGCCATAATGACAGATGATAGTGCGACTGTGGAGGCGACTGAAATATCAATCTCACCAAGAATCATGACAAGCACCATCGGAAGTACGATAAATGCTTTATCGAGAAAGCCCATTGTTGCATCTCTTAAACTATCAACGTTCATATAATAAGGGGACAAGCTGGCATTCAGAATGTTGACCCCTATGAAAATAATGACTAACAGCCATTCCCATTGAAGGAAGAACGTTTTGTAATTAAAATCTCTTTTCGCTTGAATCGTTCTAAGTTCCATAGGCTTAAATCTTCCTCCTCATGAGGTGGTTGCGATCGACGCCCCTCTTAACCAAGGCATTCACAAGCACAGCTATTAAAATAATCGTTCCTTGAATGGCCATCTGCCAGAAAGGAGATACATTAATAAGGGGAAGCGCGTTGTTCAATATTCCAAGTAAAATTGATCCTAAGATAATACCCGAAATTTTGCCTGAACCGCCTGCGATGCTAACGCCTCCCAGTACACATGCAGCAATAACGCTTAACTCGTAACCCGAAGCCGTATCACCTTGAGCGGATGCAAACTTGGATACCCATAACACGCCAGCAAGTCCTGCTAAGCTTCCCATAATGGCATAAACCATCCATAAAATTTTATCGTTGTTGATACCGCTAATTTTGGCAGATTCCGGATTGCTTCCCACGGCATAAATTTGACGGCCTGTTCGCGTATGATTGATGAAGTAGTAAAAAACGATGTAAATGATAATAGCAATAAAGATAAGAGTGTTGATGCCGAAAATAGAACCTGTGGCAATCGCTTTAAAGCTATCAGGCAT is drawn from Paenibacillus sp. V4I7 and contains these coding sequences:
- a CDS encoding LacI family DNA-binding transcriptional regulator; translated protein: MRSGIKQVAEHAGVSIASVSHVINNTRYVSDEVKRKVYEAMEELDYRPNSAARSLRSQKSNTIGLIVPVLPSDTSNFFFMMVAQGIQYTLKQHGYHLLLSNNTTEQIEDEKEQIKLFNSKLIDGLFIASIAEDVSYLNDIVRSNYPVVFIDRKPTGYNGDCVLADGIGGAYEAVKTLVLKGHRRIGLLTGELGITTSNERYDGYKKALADHDIPFDSSIVRMAESNFESGYESVMALLGEQKITALFIANNVLTMGAMRYIQEQRIQIPAELAIIGFDDYDWTQITCPPLSVIRQPSYEIGVKAAEIMLERIEKPSTISEEYRLPTSLILRDSC
- the rhaS gene encoding rhamnose ABC transporter substrate-binding protein translates to MKKVLATCLTAVLSLTLLAACASTTSDPKQTDAAKQADSSAGGKKKYAIIFKNTGNPYGEKQMEGFKNAITELGGEPILKAPDQPTAEAQIKMIEELISQKVASIAIVANDPDALQPALKKAMTAGIKVLSLDSAVNSKSRLVHINQADPERIGRVEVQAISEMIGGKGEIAILSATSQATNQNLWIEWMKKELEDPKYKEIKLVKVAYGDDLRDKSVSETEALLKSFPNLKGIISPTTVGIAAAGKVLTDKGLKDKVQLTGLGLPSEMAQYIEGGVSKWMYLWNPIDVGYLAGFTADALVKGTLTGKEGEKFKAGRLGEKQIVKDGDGTQIMLGDPFKFEASNIAEWKKVY
- a CDS encoding ABC transporter permease, which produces MELRTIQAKRDFNYKTFFLQWEWLLVIIFIGVNILNASLSPYYMNVDSLRDATMGFLDKAFIVLPMVLVMILGEIDISVASTVALSSVIMADLYSQGVPMGLSMLICLVVGTICGLVNGFLIVKFKELSSVIITLATMIIYRGIAYMLLEDQAKGQFPDWFSFFGWEYVMGIPFILIVFIVFAVVFALLLHKTTFGRRVYAMGNNMTASRFSGIQVDKIKVIVFALTGLMAAVTAIFLTSRMGSTRPNVATGYELDVIAMVVLGGISTAGGKGRMIGAIIAVFLVGMLSYGLGLVNVPAQVLLIIIGLLLIFAVIIPKLKWNKKNLRKAS
- a CDS encoding ABC transporter permease, with product MSNQVIEKRTFSPAGERKTFGASIAKFRELGLLTFIIVLSIIVQLNNNSFLTLENINDLVTNTAILSILSVGMMLVIITRGIDLSIGATLALSGMISSMTVSAFPGLHPLVVMLLGTSVGLISGVIIGFLISRTGVLPIIATLGMMNVIRGLTFTVSGGKWVSAHQMPDSFKAIATGSIFGINTLIFIAIIIYIVFYYFINHTRTGRQIYAVGSNPESAKISGINNDKILWMVYAIMGSLAGLAGVLWVSKFASAQGDTASGYELSVIAACVLGGVSIAGGSGKISGIILGSILLGILNNALPLINVSPFWQMAIQGTIILIAVLVNALVKRGVDRNHLMRRKI